The proteins below come from a single Afipia felis ATCC 53690 genomic window:
- a CDS encoding elongation factor G: MGQDVSSPRGPRCIALVGSFQSGKTTLLEAILCQTGAISKAGAVEAGNTVGDSSPEARLHQMSVGLTTATTTFMGDSYTFIDCPGSVEFAYDTRAVLPAVDAAVVVCEADERKLPQLQLALRELEDLGIPHFLFLNKIDKASKGIRETLEMLQPASRTPLVLRQIPIWKDDIITGFVDLALERAFVYREHMPSEVIDLEPGDLDHEKDARLAMLEKLADHDDRLLEQLLEDISPPRDEVFDDLASELRQGKICPVLLGCATRENGVLRLMKALRHETPDVADTARRLGVSDDKNGLAYVMKSTHLQHGGKQSLARILRGHFADGDDVTSSGGRAGRVSSIFATNGGADSKRSSAVAGDTVMLGKLDAVKTCETLSAGKTAPAALIYAEPSQPVLATAIIADDRKDDVKLGQALSRLTDEDPSLSVVHNSITHQMVLWGQGEMHLRVAMERLQDRFGVSVKQHAPPIGYEETIRKPITQRGRHKKQSGGHGQFGDVVLNIKPLPRGSGMAFRETIVGGAVPKNYIGAVEEGVGDGLMRGPLGFPVIDVEVTLTDGSYHSVDSSDQAFRTAARIGVTEALPHCAPVLLEPIYVVDIVCPSDATAKVNSIVSGRRGQILGFDAREGWLGWDVVRTMMPEALIGDLIVELRSATAGAGGFTRQFDHMAEVTGRAADQIIAGRRPAA; this comes from the coding sequence ATGGGACAAGATGTGAGCAGTCCACGCGGTCCCCGGTGCATCGCGCTTGTGGGGTCGTTCCAAAGTGGCAAGACCACCTTACTTGAAGCCATCCTGTGCCAAACCGGAGCCATTTCCAAAGCGGGCGCAGTCGAGGCCGGGAACACGGTCGGGGATTCGTCTCCAGAGGCCCGCCTGCACCAGATGAGTGTGGGCCTTACGACGGCAACCACCACCTTCATGGGAGACAGTTACACGTTCATCGATTGCCCTGGGTCGGTGGAGTTTGCATATGACACGCGTGCGGTTCTGCCAGCGGTCGATGCTGCGGTTGTTGTATGCGAAGCCGACGAACGTAAGCTGCCACAGTTGCAACTTGCGCTGCGTGAATTGGAGGATCTTGGAATCCCGCACTTCCTGTTCCTCAACAAGATTGACAAGGCCAGCAAAGGCATCCGCGAAACGCTGGAGATGCTGCAGCCAGCGTCGCGCACGCCGCTTGTGCTGCGGCAGATTCCGATCTGGAAGGATGACATCATTACCGGCTTTGTCGATCTCGCGCTCGAGCGCGCCTTCGTCTATCGCGAGCATATGCCCTCTGAGGTGATTGATCTTGAGCCGGGCGACCTCGACCATGAGAAGGACGCGCGCCTCGCCATGCTGGAGAAATTGGCGGACCACGACGACAGGCTGCTGGAGCAACTGCTCGAAGACATTTCACCGCCACGCGACGAGGTGTTCGACGATCTCGCCAGCGAATTGCGGCAAGGGAAAATCTGTCCGGTGCTGCTTGGCTGCGCCACGCGGGAGAACGGTGTGCTGCGGTTGATGAAGGCGCTGCGCCACGAAACTCCCGACGTAGCCGACACCGCACGGCGTCTTGGCGTGTCCGACGACAAAAATGGGCTGGCCTACGTCATGAAAAGCACGCACCTTCAGCACGGCGGAAAACAGTCGCTCGCGCGCATCCTGCGCGGCCACTTTGCCGACGGTGATGACGTCACGTCATCCGGCGGAAGGGCAGGGCGTGTCTCCAGCATTTTTGCAACGAACGGCGGCGCTGACAGCAAGCGCAGTTCCGCTGTGGCGGGCGATACCGTGATGCTTGGCAAGCTCGATGCCGTGAAGACTTGCGAGACTCTGAGTGCCGGCAAAACCGCGCCAGCGGCCCTTATCTATGCCGAGCCCTCTCAACCGGTGCTCGCGACTGCTATCATCGCAGATGACCGCAAGGACGACGTCAAACTTGGGCAGGCGTTGTCGCGGCTGACGGACGAAGATCCCTCACTTAGCGTAGTCCACAATTCGATCACACATCAAATGGTGCTGTGGGGGCAGGGCGAAATGCACCTGCGCGTCGCGATGGAGCGGTTGCAGGATCGTTTCGGTGTCAGCGTGAAGCAGCATGCACCGCCGATCGGTTATGAGGAGACCATCCGCAAGCCGATCACACAGCGCGGGCGGCACAAGAAACAATCCGGCGGCCATGGCCAGTTCGGCGATGTGGTGTTGAATATCAAGCCGCTGCCCCGCGGCTCAGGCATGGCGTTTCGCGAAACCATCGTCGGTGGTGCGGTGCCGAAGAATTACATCGGCGCGGTCGAGGAAGGTGTTGGCGACGGGCTGATGCGAGGTCCGCTCGGTTTTCCGGTGATCGATGTGGAGGTGACGCTGACTGACGGCTCTTATCACAGCGTCGATTCTTCCGATCAGGCCTTCCGCACCGCCGCGCGCATCGGCGTCACCGAGGCACTGCCACACTGTGCGCCCGTGTTGCTCGAGCCGATCTATGTGGTGGACATCGTCTGTCCGAGCGATGCCACCGCGAAGGTCAATTCGATCGTGTCCGGCCGACGCGGCCAGATACTCGGCTTCGACGCACGCGAAGGGTGGTTGGGCTGGGATGTGGTGCGGACGATGATGCCGGAAGCGTTGATCGGCGATTTGATCGTGGAACTGCGTTCGGCCACGGCCGGCGCTGGCGGGTTTACCCGCCAGTTCGACCACATGGCGGAGGTGACCGGCCGGGCGGCAGACCAAATCATAGCAGGCCGTCGCCCGGCGGCTTAG
- a CDS encoding SIR2 family NAD-dependent protein deacylase, whose amino-acid sequence MKVSVLTGAGISAESGLLTFRGEGESLWAKFNPMELATPAAFKAQPEKVHEFYNLRRRLLHEVKANAAHFALVRLAEKLARKGGELNIITQNVDDLHERAGSSNVLHIHGELMQVKCVACDLVAVWTADLGVKDRCPACGEVGRLRPNVVWFGEMPYGMDEASDAVTRSDLFVAIGTSGTVYPAAGLVELAASHGVRTYELNLAPSENCCVFDEARYGLATEIVPAWVDALSD is encoded by the coding sequence GTGAAAGTTAGTGTTCTGACTGGTGCGGGGATTAGCGCAGAATCTGGTCTTCTTACCTTTCGCGGTGAGGGTGAGAGCCTATGGGCCAAATTTAACCCTATGGAATTAGCAACTCCGGCTGCATTTAAAGCGCAGCCAGAGAAGGTTCATGAATTTTACAACTTGCGACGGCGTTTGCTTCACGAAGTCAAAGCAAATGCAGCTCACTTCGCTCTAGTTAGGCTTGCTGAAAAGCTCGCGAGGAAGGGTGGTGAATTAAACATCATCACGCAAAATGTAGATGATCTTCACGAGAGAGCAGGTTCAAGCAACGTACTCCATATTCATGGAGAATTAATGCAGGTGAAATGTGTTGCTTGTGACCTGGTTGCCGTATGGACTGCTGATTTGGGGGTAAAGGATAGGTGTCCGGCCTGTGGCGAGGTAGGCAGACTGCGCCCGAACGTCGTCTGGTTTGGTGAAATGCCTTATGGGATGGATGAAGCTAGCGACGCCGTTACTCGGTCAGACCTGTTTGTAGCTATCGGGACCTCCGGCACCGTTTATCCGGCTGCGGGTTTGGTCGAACTGGCGGCAAGTCATGGTGTGCGGACATATGAGCTAAATCTTGCCCCGTCTGAGAATTGTTGTGTCTTCGATGAAGCGCGCTATGGGCTTGCCACAGAAATCGTGCCTGCATGGGTAGATGCGCTATCAGACTGA
- the dld gene encoding D-lactate dehydrogenase yields the protein MIQVEAKAQLSRAALLDRLRAIVGASHVLTEGRKTRRYTRGFRCGCGPVAAVVRPGSLIEMWQVLNAAVAAGRVMIFQAANTGLTGGSTPWGEDYDREIVLISVMRLRGIHLIEDGRQVLCLPGATLDALEKRLSPLGREPHSVIGSSCIGASVLGGICNNSGGALIQRGPAYTEMSLYAEVCADGSVRLVNHLGMDLGDDPEQILSRVERGDLPAAVPTNAWASDREYVSHVRDVEAETPARFNADPRRLRESVGCAGKLAVFAVRLDTFKAEKETAVFYIGTNDAAELTKIRRYILANFQNVPISGEYIHREAYDVAAKYGKDTFLFIQKVGTNRMPALFAAKARIDALTERLRLGTTISDHLAQAMAGLMPQHLPARMNDFRNRYEHHLLLRMGGAGIVEARDYLSGIFPSARGDMFECTPKEGAAAFLHRFAVAGAAVRYRAIHAREVEDIVALDIALRRNDRDWVEHLPAEMDAKIEKKLYYGHFFCHVFHQDYVVKKGHDCLALEHEMWDLLDKRGAEYPAEHNVGHLYHAKPELAGFYRRLDPTNSLNPGIGQTSKCAHWH from the coding sequence ATGATCCAAGTTGAAGCCAAGGCCCAGCTGTCGCGCGCCGCTTTGCTGGATCGTCTGCGTGCTATCGTGGGGGCGTCCCATGTGCTGACGGAGGGTCGGAAGACGCGGCGCTATACGCGTGGTTTTCGCTGTGGCTGTGGTCCGGTGGCGGCGGTGGTGCGCCCCGGCTCTCTGATTGAGATGTGGCAGGTGCTGAACGCTGCCGTTGCGGCTGGACGAGTGATGATCTTCCAGGCGGCGAATACCGGGTTGACAGGCGGTTCTACTCCCTGGGGCGAGGATTATGATCGCGAGATCGTGTTGATTAGCGTGATGCGCCTGAGGGGTATTCACCTGATCGAAGATGGACGGCAGGTCCTCTGCTTGCCGGGCGCCACATTGGACGCGCTGGAGAAGCGCCTCAGTCCACTGGGCCGCGAGCCACATTCGGTGATTGGCTCATCCTGCATTGGAGCTTCAGTGCTGGGCGGCATCTGCAACAATTCGGGCGGCGCTCTGATCCAGCGCGGCCCCGCCTATACAGAGATGAGCTTGTACGCAGAGGTGTGCGCCGACGGTTCAGTCAGGCTCGTTAATCATCTCGGAATGGATTTGGGTGATGATCCCGAACAGATCCTGTCGCGTGTCGAACGCGGTGATCTGCCGGCCGCCGTGCCGACAAACGCCTGGGCCTCCGACCGCGAATATGTCTCCCATGTTCGCGACGTCGAGGCGGAGACTCCGGCACGGTTCAATGCCGATCCGCGGCGTCTTCGCGAGTCGGTGGGGTGTGCGGGCAAGCTCGCCGTCTTCGCCGTGCGGCTCGACACGTTCAAAGCTGAGAAGGAGACGGCCGTCTTCTACATAGGCACGAATGATGCCGCTGAACTAACCAAAATTCGTCGCTATATCCTCGCCAATTTTCAGAACGTCCCGATCTCGGGCGAATACATTCATCGCGAAGCTTATGACGTGGCGGCAAAATACGGCAAGGACACCTTCCTGTTCATTCAGAAGGTGGGGACCAACCGGATGCCTGCGTTGTTCGCCGCCAAGGCACGTATCGACGCGCTGACCGAGAGACTGAGGTTGGGGACGACTATCTCCGACCACCTCGCACAGGCCATGGCCGGACTCATGCCGCAGCATTTGCCGGCGCGGATGAACGATTTCCGTAATCGTTACGAACATCACCTACTTCTGCGCATGGGCGGCGCGGGTATCGTCGAGGCACGGGACTATTTGAGCGGCATCTTCCCCTCCGCCCGCGGTGACATGTTCGAGTGTACTCCGAAGGAGGGCGCAGCTGCTTTTCTGCACCGTTTCGCGGTGGCGGGAGCGGCGGTGCGTTATCGCGCGATCCATGCCCGCGAGGTCGAAGACATCGTCGCCCTTGACATCGCGCTACGCCGCAACGATCGCGACTGGGTCGAGCATTTACCTGCGGAGATGGACGCCAAGATTGAGAAGAAGCTCTATTACGGTCACTTCTTCTGTCACGTTTTCCATCAGGACTACGTGGTGAAAAAGGGGCACGACTGCCTCGCGCTCGAGCACGAGATGTGGGATCTGCTCGATAAGCGTGGCGCTGAGTATCCGGCCGAACATAATGTCGGCCATTTGTATCACGCCAAGCCCGAGCTGGCGGGGTTCTACCGCAGGCTTGATCCAACCAATAGTCTCAACCCCGGAATAGGCCAGACTTCGAAATGCGCGCACTGGCACTAG
- a CDS encoding methyl-accepting chemotaxis protein, which yields MSAPADCHDELSGTIDLSHTQQICDLVAEKMGFDCSFMGQGGVILASNLRERIGTVHAAAARVMGGEVDQFEVNADMAAASNGSMREGINMPVNIDGKRIGSYGLAGPLDAVRPFAYIITSLVGSVIALRIQDVSRTNHISRQMMKATGVAAIAANAAEEAAKAMLLLSETTSRIGDVATTIGKVAKQTNLLALNATIEAGRAGDMGVGFAVVAQEVKVLSGQTAKATIDIGSQIGKVQGAVDEMRRAMSAMNNSINNVSAIVADIASVMQESH from the coding sequence TTGAGTGCGCCGGCAGACTGTCACGACGAGCTATCCGGAACTATCGATCTTTCTCATACCCAACAGATCTGCGATCTGGTTGCGGAGAAGATGGGATTCGACTGCTCCTTCATGGGGCAGGGAGGTGTCATTCTGGCCTCCAATCTGCGGGAACGGATCGGGACCGTGCATGCAGCGGCCGCGCGAGTCATGGGCGGAGAGGTCGATCAGTTCGAAGTCAACGCCGATATGGCCGCTGCCAGCAATGGCAGTATGCGGGAAGGCATTAACATGCCCGTCAATATCGACGGAAAGCGTATCGGCTCCTACGGCCTTGCCGGTCCGCTCGATGCGGTCCGCCCCTTCGCTTACATCATTACCAGTCTTGTGGGGTCCGTGATCGCTCTGCGTATCCAAGATGTCAGCCGAACCAATCACATCTCTCGTCAGATGATGAAAGCAACGGGTGTCGCGGCGATAGCAGCCAATGCGGCGGAAGAGGCCGCCAAAGCCATGTTATTACTGAGCGAAACGACATCGCGGATCGGCGACGTTGCCACGACTATCGGCAAGGTCGCAAAGCAAACGAATTTGTTGGCGTTGAATGCGACAATTGAGGCCGGGCGGGCTGGAGATATGGGTGTTGGATTCGCTGTCGTCGCTCAGGAAGTGAAAGTGTTGTCGGGTCAGACAGCCAAGGCTACGATCGATATCGGCAGCCAGATTGGTAAGGTGCAAGGCGCGGTTGATGAAATGCGACGTGCCATGAGCGCGATGAACAACAGCATCAATAATGTCAGTGCGATTGTCGCGGATATTGCGAGCGTGATGCAGGAATCGCATTGA